A single genomic interval of Candidatus Gracilibacteria bacterium harbors:
- a CDS encoding Hsp20/alpha crystallin family protein produces MAKIFGIGAEDARETKHHTETHEESSEHEVDVEIREERDHEADIGQIAVDVLDLAEELIIVAPVAGIDPALIDIALSRNILTISGERKHAPIYLDAKRMLVEECYYGPFSRSIILPENLAFNKIKATVDYNTIMIHVPKISFFSKTIKIGE; encoded by the coding sequence ATGGCAAAGATTTTTGGTATTGGTGCAGAAGATGCACGCGAGACAAAACACCACACAGAAACACATGAGGAATCTTCGGAACATGAAGTCGACGTAGAAATCCGCGAAGAACGCGATCATGAAGCTGATATTGGACAGATTGCGGTCGATGTACTCGACCTCGCCGAAGAGCTCATCATCGTCGCACCTGTTGCAGGAATCGATCCTGCACTCATCGACATTGCGCTTTCTCGCAATATTCTCACTATTTCTGGTGAGAGAAAACACGCACCAATATATCTCGATGCGAAAAGAATGCTCGTCGAAGAGTGTTATTATGGACCATTTTCTCGATCGATTATTCTCCCAGAGAATCTCGCATTCAATAAGATCAAAGCAACTGTCGACTACAATACTATCATGATTCATGTACCAAAAATATCTTTCTTTTCAAAGACAATAAAAATCGGGGAATAA
- a CDS encoding sigma factor-like helix-turn-helix DNA-binding protein: MSTATAFDVHGIFKTILDSLAEKERTVISRRIGLTGERETLQEIGDTYGITRERVRQIEDVGIKKIGRIMRSSPLMAIQESGEKLLKMHGGVMTRDRLISAIIADIGFQGVLNENIIDVLLQADFNLQRSKPQLGTHTYYHFPEIQKKTIEAIHKEAIKLLKKKGDIMENAPFYEMIKINLFAQFGKVETVMIDSVMDIYLDIVKGEEKFVGLEKWKILNPSTLKDKAIYVLKKKKEPMHFLDIANSITEYFSEPVKISTIHNELIRNEEFVLIGRGIYVLKEWGYRDGTVLDVILDIFKKASTPLSTEEITARVLKVRKVKTTTIYMNLQNKKHIERVGRNLYQAK; this comes from the coding sequence ATGTCTACTGCTACAGCTTTTGATGTTCACGGAATATTCAAGACTATCCTTGATTCTCTCGCAGAAAAAGAGCGTACTGTTATTTCTCGTCGTATAGGACTTACTGGTGAACGAGAAACACTCCAAGAAATCGGAGATACCTATGGTATCACTCGAGAACGTGTTCGTCAGATCGAAGATGTTGGTATCAAGAAGATTGGTCGAATTATGCGCTCGAGTCCGCTCATGGCTATCCAAGAATCAGGAGAAAAACTTCTGAAAATGCACGGAGGTGTCATGACGCGAGATCGTCTGATTAGTGCTATCATTGCAGATATAGGTTTTCAGGGGGTATTGAATGAGAATATTATCGATGTTCTTCTACAAGCAGACTTCAATCTTCAGCGTTCAAAACCACAACTCGGAACTCATACATATTATCATTTCCCAGAAATCCAGAAGAAAACCATCGAAGCAATTCATAAAGAAGCAATCAAGCTTCTCAAGAAAAAAGGAGATATTATGGAAAATGCTCCATTCTACGAAATGATTAAAATCAATCTTTTTGCACAGTTTGGAAAAGTAGAGACAGTGATGATTGATTCTGTTATGGATATCTATCTCGATATCGTGAAGGGAGAAGAGAAATTCGTCGGTCTCGAAAAGTGGAAGATTCTCAATCCTTCAACACTGAAGGATAAGGCAATCTATGTTCTCAAGAAGAAAAAGGAACCAATGCACTTTCTCGATATTGCTAACTCTATCACTGAATATTTCTCTGAACCAGTGAAGATCTCTACCATCCACAACGAGCTCATTCGCAATGAAGAATTCGTTCTGATTGGTCGTGGTATCTACGTTCTCAAGGAATGGGGATATCGTGATGGAACCGTTCTCGATGTGATTCTCGATATTTTCAAGAAGGCGAGTACTCCACTCTCAACAGAAGAGATTACTGCACGCGTTCTCAAGGTTCGCAAAGTAAAGACAACCACTATCTATATGAATCTTCAGAATAAGAAACATATTGAACGAGTCGGACGTAACCTCTACCAAGCAAAATAA
- the gatA gene encoding Asp-tRNA(Asn)/Glu-tRNA(Gln) amidotransferase subunit GatA, with protein sequence MEFKNLSLIELSELIRSGKATSEEIYTYFLDRTKKYNEELNAFNTLPIEGTMNNEQGTIGMGLPIAVKDIFCETGVRTTAASKMLEDFVPPYESTVTERMKKSGFVAFGKTNMDEFAMGGSGENSAFGPARNPWDTTRIPGGSSSGSAVAVVAGLVPAALGTDTGGSIRQPASMCGIVGWKPGYGRNSRYGVMAMSSSLDCPGYFTRTVRDAGLLYAATAGHDAHDMTSLEEEVNLDASIWEKKDLTGVRVGVPKEYFIDGIDAGVRREIEEAIEKLRTLGAEIVPLSLPHTEYGISVYYVICPAEVSSNLARYDGIRFGHKAEGAHDIAKNRAEGLGSEVQRRSMVGSFVLSSGFYDAYYKKASAVRELIRQDFANAFNQVDIIVTPTAPSVAWKIGEKANDPLKMYLSDIFTIPASLAGLPGLVVPVGFASPEDDSSVELPVGMQILGPVLGEEKCLMVGHVLEQAMKSKIDAKQPKVW encoded by the coding sequence ATGGAATTCAAAAATCTCTCCCTCATCGAACTTTCTGAGCTTATTCGTTCTGGAAAAGCGACTTCCGAAGAAATCTATACGTATTTTCTCGACCGTACAAAGAAATACAATGAAGAACTCAATGCATTCAATACACTTCCGATTGAATGAACAATGAACAATGAACAATGAACAATTGGAATGTGACTTCCGATAGCCGTGAAGGATATTTTCTGTGAGACAGGAGTTCGCACAACGGCAGCATCGAAGATGCTTGAGGATTTTGTTCCACCATATGAATCAACGGTGACAGAACGTATGAAAAAATCAGGATTCGTCGCATTCGGGAAAACGAATATGGATGAGTTCGCGATGGGGGGAAGTGGTGAGAATAGTGCCTTCGGTCCAGCACGAAATCCATGGGATACAACGCGTATTCCTGGAGGTTCATCTTCTGGATCGGCGGTTGCAGTAGTAGCTGGACTTGTTCCGGCAGCGCTCGGAACGGATACAGGAGGTTCGATCCGCCAGCCAGCGAGTATGTGTGGTATCGTCGGATGGAAGCCTGGATATGGTCGCAATTCTCGATATGGTGTTATGGCAATGTCATCATCACTTGATTGTCCTGGATACTTCACTCGCACCGTTCGCGATGCGGGACTTCTCTATGCGGCAACAGCAGGACATGATGCTCATGACATGACATCCCTCGAAGAAGAAGTGAATCTTGATGCGAGCATCTGGGAGAAAAAAGATCTCACTGGAGTCCGAGTCGGCGTCCCGAAAGAATATTTCATCGATGGTATTGATGCTGGAGTTCGTAGAGAGATAGAGGAAGCAATCGAAAAACTTCGCACACTTGGTGCTGAGATTGTCCCGCTCTCACTTCCGCATACAGAATATGGAATCTCTGTCTACTATGTCATCTGTCCTGCAGAAGTATCATCGAATCTTGCACGTTATGATGGTATTCGTTTTGGGCATAAGGCCGAGGGTGCACATGATATTGCGAAAAATCGCGCTGAAGGTCTTGGGTCTGAAGTACAGCGTCGTTCCATGGTCGGTTCTTTCGTTCTCTCATCAGGATTCTACGATGCCTACTACAAGAAAGCATCCGCAGTTCGTGAGCTCATTCGTCAGGATTTCGCAAATGCATTTAATCAAGTAGATATCATCGTCACTCCGACAGCGCCGAGTGTCGCATGGAAAATCGGAGAAAAAGCCAATGATCCACTCAAGATGTATCTCTCTGATATTTTTACGATTCCTGCTTCACTTGCGGGACTTCCAGGACTCGTTGTTCCAGTCGGATTCGCATCTCCTGAGGATGATAGTTCTGTCGAACTTCCAGTTGGTATGCAGATTCTTGGGCCAGTCCTCTGAGAAGAGAAGTGTCTCATGGTCGGTCATGTGCTCGAACAGGCGATGAAGTCCAAGATTGATGCGAAACAACCAAAGGTTTGGTAA
- a CDS encoding MgtC/SapB family protein: MEPSTFIGFSLAIVLGGLIGAERELPWGGTRTGGAVGFGGIRSFASMALFGAIAVWLDQFNSFYLWEVIGAIMSAVLIIASYIYSAFYKGRVGVTSEYAAFITYCIGMITMMGHYTVAVILSIFLLILLSAKEYFTKWKARFSRQELGDSLKFAVIALVILPLLPDVKYSLLDMVNWLYSGGIAWSHPVLNAKFFNPYSIWFFVVVMAGVEYAGFLLSKMLGDKGGIIASGLVGGLISSTATTVAMTRKSTEHPEHANSYAVATLLASCIMFIRVIIVAAYLYIVILENIWIPATVMFLGLVGMTVYYYVKTKNEKVTALIGEKEHEYESPFQLIPALQFAGLIVLIKFISQIGVIYQNIIPLEVSSYFIGLFSGLADVDGVNYIYSTAAKSGEVSLLIATTTILIAVMSNNTVKASIAYRFGERHYGGKVLTGFGVSIIAGLVIILIQNIGAITAEAMALM; encoded by the coding sequence ATGGAACCTTCAACTTTTATTGGTTTTTCTCTTGCTATTGTCCTTGGTGGTCTTATTGGTGCCGAACGCGAATTACCATGGGGGGGAACTCGAACAGGTGGAGCAGTATGATTCGGAGGAATTCGTTCCTTTGCTTCTATGGCTTTGTTTGGTGCGATAGCTGTTTGGCTGGATCAATTCAATTCTTTCTATCTCTGGGAAGTGATTGGTGCTATCATGTCTGCAGTTCTCATTATAGCTTCGTATATCTATTCCGCTTTTTATAAGGGAAGAGTTTGAGTGACGAGCGAATATGCTGCATTCATTACATACTGTATTGGTATGATCACGATGATGGGGCACTATACTGTTGCCGTGATTCTTTCGATTTTTCTCTTGATTCTCCTTTCTGCGAAGGAATATTTCACGAAATGGAAAGCACGATTTTCTCGGCAAGAGTTGGGTGATTCTTTGAAATTTGCTGTTATAGCACTCGTAATTCTTCCGCTTCTTCCAGATGTGAAATATTCACTCCTGGATATGGTGAATTGGCTCTATAGTGGAGGTATTGCATGGTCACATCCTGTTTTGAATGCGAAATTCTTCAATCCGTATAGTATTTGGTTTTTCGTGGTGGTTATGGCGGGTGTTGAATATGCGGGTTTTCTCCTCTCGAAAATGCTCGGTGATAAAGGATGAATTATTGCTTCCGGATTGGTCGGTGGACTCATATCGTCTACTGCGACGACCGTTGCTATGACACGAAAAAGTACCGAACATCCAGAACATGCGAACTCCTATGCTGTCGCGACACTTCTCGCATCGTGTATTATGTTTATCCGAGTGATTATTGTAGCAGCATATCTCTATATTGTTATTCTGGAGAATATTTGGATTCCAGCGACAGTGATGTTTCTCGGACTCGTTGGAATGACCGTTTACTATTACGTCAAGACAAAAAATGAAAAAGTCACTGCACTTATAGGTGAAAAAGAGCATGAATATGAAAGTCCATTTCAGCTTATTCCTGCATTACAATTTGCAGGATTGATTGTTCTCATCAAGTTTATTTCTCAGATTGGAGTTATCTACCAAAATATCATTCCACTCGAAGTTTCGAGTTATTTTATCGGATTGTTCTCAGGACTAGCTGATGTTGATGGTGTGAATTATATTTATTCCACGGCTGCAAAATCTGGAGAAGTCTCACTGCTTATCGCAACGACGACTATTCTGATTGCCGTTATGTCCAACAACACTGTCAAAGCATCTATTGCCTATCGATTCGGGGAACGACATTATGGATGAAAGGTCCTCACTGGTTTTGGAGTGAGTATTATTGCGGGACTAGTTATCATTCTCATTCAAAATATTGGAGCTATCACTGCTGAGGCTATGGCTTTAATGTAG
- a CDS encoding FKBP-type peptidyl-prolyl cis-trans isomerase produces the protein MRFSLFLLFVFALFSYSGSIFAADYGVAILGDAIDYDYTLKVDGKIVEATDYDVAEANDISPEYYAYISSLGNNEEPEGLEQGIFGMRVGEEKTIIVPPEKGFLLKDYERGARTTYLSNHGTYTVSGSDLSPVYSYTYSLSDDFDTVMQKRIKVGAKVRASYSSRFGTVKSVDGDDVEIEFVDKKSPFYFRKPFVGMVVFYEGTKYTITKMENNNVTFQVDSKNAPFGDTPLTVDLEGEYYGQNIRITRIEGDRVYYIPVDSYVGKTLEYTVKIREISRQVKTGKYTSTIRTTLDDSDE, from the coding sequence ATGCGATTTTCACTATTTCTCCTCTTCGTTTTTGCTCTGTTTTCTTACTCTGGTAGTATCTTTGCTGCTGATTATGGAGTCGCTATCTTAGGAGATGCGATTGATTATGATTATACCTTGAAAGTTGATGGAAAAATAGTGGAAGCAACAGATTATGATGTTGCAGAAGCAAATGATATTTCTCCAGAATACTATGCATATATTAGTTCTCTCGGAAACAATGAAGAACCAGAATGACTCGAACAGTGAATTTTTGGTATGCGTGTAGGTGAAGAGAAAACGATTATTGTCCCACCAGAGAAAGGATTTCTTCTCAAGGATTATGAGAGATGAGCAAGAACTACATACTTATCAAACCACGGAACGTATACGGTTTCATGAAGTGATCTTTCGCCAGTATATAGTTATACTTACTCGCTTTCGGATGATTTTGATACAGTGATGCAGAAGCGTATAAAGGTAGGAGCTAAAGTAAGAGCATCATATTCGTCTCGATTTGGCACTGTGAAATCAGTTGATGGTGACGATGTGGAAATTGAGTTTGTCGATAAAAAGAGTCCTTTTTATTTCCGAAAACCTTTTGTCGGAATGGTGGTTTTCTATGAGTGAACAAAATATACAATCACAAAAATGGAGAACAATAATGTAACATTCCAGGTTGATTCGAAAAACGCTCCATTCGGAGATACTCCGCTTACTGTTGATCTTGAAGGCGAATATTATGGACAAAATATTCGCATCACACGTATTGAATGAGATAGGGTGTACTATATTCCGGTAGATTCATATGTCGGGAAAACGCTGGAATACACAGTGAAAATTCGAGAAATTTCTCGACAGGTCAAAACGGGAAAATACACGAGCACTATACGCACAACACTAGACGATTCTGATGAATAA
- a CDS encoding CapA family protein encodes MFRIFIIIFLFVNILSGCSFGGEKNHISDVSPQKKNPTFEVVILPHHGITGKKMDEFYQNLVAEFGNFDRIIVLSPDHYGMTRKSIGSIPESLKKICYQEVCVPGYPLDPYSVGTPTGYVFSVSGVTREHGIGEHILRISRFFPNTKVTPLILRRKLTPGKEEIALAENIANIRDKRVLVIASVDFSHHVREEFAKFHDAKSIDVLGSGTFEDFGNLEVDCRNCLAVARLVAGKKMKTQFSLSTRTSVDTLLGSGAELENTSHILGIFREVPSLEDTSRLACIPSISASTGVFLFAGDTHWARGFPYYEKKVEGYSGKVMSILYQKYDLQNDLQTKYHRLFSGYDDVIVNLESGIASDADCPRTTKSTQMWTDPKYLPWLHSLGITLANVANNHSHDCGKNVFEKSSSAFLSGGITDFGYSRVAFRDIRGNHFAFIGADTIDRPLDATGTLDQIRSLTASGYLVVMNVHWGIEYSPTHNARQEKLAHDFVDAGARLVIGHHPHVVQDSEIYRGIPIYYSLGNFLFDQPFPETLRGLLVQCQISPTNTYCEEQSIYRDAHQFYLHF; translated from the coding sequence ATGTTTCGAATCTTTATCATCATTTTCCTTTTTGTGAACATCCTTTCTGGGTGTTCTTTCGGATGAGAAAAGAATCACATTTCAGACGTTTCTCCACAAAAAAAGAATCCAACTTTCGAGGTTGTCATTCTTCCACACCATGGAATTACTGGAAAGAAAATGGATGAATTTTATCAGAACCTTGTGGCTGAGTTTGGAAATTTTGATCGGATTATTGTTCTTTCTCCTGACCACTATGGCATGACACGAAAGAGTATTGGGTCGATTCCTGAATCTCTCAAGAAGATATGCTATCAAGAAGTCTGTGTTCCAGGATATCCTCTTGATCCATATAGTGTCGGAACCCCTACGGGATATGTGTTCTCAGTATCAGGAGTAACACGCGAACATGGAATTGGTGAACATATTCTTCGAATCTCACGATTTTTCCCAAACACCAAAGTCACACCACTGATTCTTCGTAGGAAACTCACACCAGGAAAGGAAGAAATAGCTCTCGCAGAAAATATTGCAAATATCCGCGATAAACGCGTTCTGGTTATTGCGTCAGTCGATTTTTCCCATCATGTTCGAGAGGAATTCGCGAAATTCCATGATGCTAAAAGTATTGATGTTCTGGGTTCTGGAACTTTTGAGGATTTCTGAAATCTCGAAGTGGATTGTCGGAATTGCCTTGCTGTGGCACGTCTGGTTGCTGGGAAAAAAATGAAAACCCAATTCTCCCTTTCTACTCGGACAAGTGTCGATACGCTTCTCGGAAGTGGTGCAGAACTCGAGAATACGTCCCATATTCTCGGTATTTTTCGAGAAGTTCCTTCCCTCGAAGATACCTCTCGACTCGCATGTATTCCTTCTATTTCTGCATCGACTGGAGTATTTCTCTTTGCTGGAGATACGCATTGGGCGCGCGGATTTCCATATTATGAGAAAAAAGTGGAAGGGTATTCTGGGAAGGTGATGAGTATTCTCTATCAGAAATATGATTTACAGAATGACCTCCAGACCAAATATCATCGATTATTTTCTGGATATGATGATGTTATCGTGAATCTGGAATCAGGAATCGCAAGCGATGCGGATTGTCCACGAACCACGAAGTCTACGCAGATGTGGACGGATCCGAAATACCTCCCATGGCTTCATAGTCTCGGAATCACGCTCGCGAACGTCGCGAACAATCATTCACATGATTGTGGGAAAAATGTTTTCGAGAAAAGTTCTTCTGCATTTCTCTCTGGCGGAATCACTGATTTTGGATATTCTCGTGTCGCATTTCGCGATATTCGAGGAAATCATTTCGCATTCATCGGAGCTGATACGATCGATCGGCCACTCGATGCGACAGGAACTCTGGATCAGATACGTTCGCTCACGGCATCAGGATATCTTGTCGTCATGAATGTGCATTGGTGAATCGAATATAGCCCGACACACAATGCTCGCCAAGAAAAATTGGCTCATGATTTCGTCGATGCTGGGGCTCGTCTCGTCATCGGTCATCATCCTCATGTAGTTCAAGATAGTGAGATTTATCGATGAATTCCGATATATTATTCTCTGGGCAATTTTCTCTTCGATCAACCGTTTCCTGAGACACTGCGAGGACTTTTGGTCCAGTGTCAGATTTCTCCGACGAATACGTATTGTGAAGAACAGTCTATTTATCGCGATGCACACCAATTTTATCTTCATTTCTAA
- a CDS encoding FecR family protein, whose protein sequence is MKFRIFLFSGITLFLGILCMFSWSAYSYYQMIHADDPVTPSLSVVEGEAKIIRGDYAIELVKDETYNLEANDAIETAKNSIATVTWPDHSVTRLGSNTRIVIQKMIADAGYENIQISFSLKKGKIWSTVVRALIGDSYFETKLPKNDIVAGVRGTIFEINLDDKYIHAVNHAVTLTDSSQKNVTLMPGEVVDSENIWITRGKEILDNAWAQANTLYDATYIQERVTSLKLSLSDNANILVKKYDQLVRWILEHFRAFQALSVSELLNANNVTELAKYPQEILTTYYQRIQGISTPEARDSLRNALYEKSLLSGSGMENILNTLRVGAIWETLESGEILPGAQKILDAGSSKVGENLNTIKTLLMEKNFTEEARKILNTIPTLKP, encoded by the coding sequence ATGAAATTTCGTATCTTTCTTTTCTCTTGAATTACTCTTTTTCTCTGAATTCTCTGCATGTTCTCATGGAGTGCTTATAGCTATTACCAGATGATTCATGCGGATGATCCAGTCACTCCGAGTCTCAGTGTCGTGGAGGGTGAAGCGAAAATCATTCGCGGAGATTATGCTATCGAGCTCGTGAAAGATGAGACCTATAATCTCGAAGCGAATGATGCCATCGAGACAGCGAAAAACTCGATTGCAACGGTCACATGGCCTGATCATAGTGTCACTCGTCTCGGATCGAATACACGCATTGTTATCCAGAAAATGATTGCCGATGCAGGATATGAAAACATTCAAATCTCTTTTTCTCTCAAAAAAGGAAAAATATGGTCAACCGTCGTGCGCGCGCTCATCGGAGACTCCTATTTCGAGACGAAGCTTCCAAAAAATGACATTGTCGCATGAGTTCGTGGAACCATTTTCGAGATCAATCTCGATGACAAATATATCCACGCAGTGAATCATGCCGTCACTCTCACGGATAGTTCCCAGAAAAATGTAACGCTTATGCCAGGAGAAGTCGTCGACAGTGAGAATATCTGGATCACTCGAGGAAAAGAAATCCTCGACAACGCTTGGGCGCAAGCGAATACGCTCTATGATGCGACGTATATTCAGGAACGTGTCACTTCTCTGAAGCTTTCTCTTTCTGATAATGCGAATATTCTCGTGAAGAAGTATGATCAGCTTGTACGCTGGATTCTGGAGCATTTCCGAGCATTTCAGGCGCTCAGCGTTTCCGAACTTCTGAACGCCAATAATGTCACTGAACTTGCGAAATATCCTCAAGAAATCCTGACAACCTATTATCAGCGCATCCAGTGAATCAGCACTCCTGAAGCACGAGACTCGCTCCGCAATGCACTCTATGAGAAATCTCTTCTCTCAGGTTCAGGAATGGAAAATATTCTCAATACCCTTCGTGTTGGGGCTATCTGGGAAACACTTGAGTCCGGAGAGATACTTCCATGAGCACAGAAAATACTCGACGCATGAAGTTCGAAAGTATGAGAAAACCTGAATACCATCAAAACGCTTCTCATGGAAAAGAATTTCACGGAAGAAGCTCGGAAAATACTCAATACAATTCCTACATTAAAGCCATAG
- the hisS gene encoding histidine--tRNA ligase, translated as MELPPRVRGMQDIFGEYQRYFTFLKKVARHEFRTNGFTRITTPILEMKSLIVHSTGDSSDIVTKEMFDFTDKGGREVVMKPESTPGVMRAYLEHMLEEPQPVQLYYIEPHFRYDRPQKGRYRQFHQVGAEIIGEEDPILDAKAIYTMKNILDGLGLQGTYTIKINSLGITKEREKYLLELQSFFENKKHLLDEIDLARLEKNPLRLLDSKNPDVQELLKIAPKMTDFLKKDSLEFYNKVKEYLQILGVDYVEDHTLVRGLDYYSHTVWEFVDGSGRTQDAFGGGGRYDGLSKSIGWKNEIPAVGFAFGAERLIEAMMENGVKLRNKDQIHLYIMQLGDEAKKLALPLNIEARRKGINSLISLGTPSIKVQLKKANRVGARFVIVIGIMEAKKGICQLKDMNKGTQVEMPLDAVLDAVIAEIGQEALSFYHPSRDFIITDNAVSIEESKKITLD; from the coding sequence ATGGAACTTCCTCCACGTGTCCGCGGCATGCAAGACATCTTCGGTGAATACCAACGCTACTTCACATTTCTGAAGAAAGTAGCACGTCATGAATTCCGTACGAATGGCTTCACTCGTATCACGACTCCAATTCTCGAGATGAAGAGCCTCATCGTGCACTCGACAGGAGATAGCTCTGATATCGTGACGAAAGAAATGTTCGACTTCACTGATAAGTGAGGTCGTGAAGTCGTCATGAAGCCTGAGAGTACACCTGGTGTTATGCGCGCCTATCTCGAACACATGCTCGAAGAACCACAGCCAGTTCAGCTCTATTATATCGAGCCGCATTTTCGCTATGACCGTCCTCAGAAAGGTCGTTATCGCCAGTTTCATCAGGTTGGTGCAGAGATTATCGGAGAAGAAGATCCAATTCTCGATGCGAAAGCTATCTACACGATGAAAAATATCCTTGATGGACTTGGGCTCCAAGGAACTTACACTATCAAAATTAATTCTCTCGGAATTACGAAAGAACGAGAAAAATACCTTCTCGAACTCCAATCTTTTTTCGAAAACAAGAAGCACCTTCTCGATGAGATTGATCTCGCTCGCCTCGAGAAAAATCCACTTCGTCTTCTCGATTCGAAGAATCCTGACGTTCAGGAGCTTCTCAAAATTGCTCCAAAAATGACTGATTTTCTGAAGAAAGATTCCCTCGAGTTCTACAACAAAGTGAAGGAATATCTCCAGATTCTCGGTGTGGACTACGTAGAAGATCATACGCTCGTACGTGGACTGGATTACTATTCTCATACAGTGTGGGAATTCGTCGATGGAAGTGGTCGTACGCAAGACGCCTTCGGTGGTGGAGGTCGATATGACGGGCTTTCGAAGTCTATCGGATGGAAAAATGAGATTCCTGCGGTTGGCTTTGCTTTCGGTGCAGAACGTCTCATCGAAGCGATGATGGAAAATGGAGTCAAACTCCGCAACAAGGATCAGATTCATCTCTACATCATGCAACTTGGCGATGAAGCGAAGAAACTCGCTCTTCCACTCAATATCGAAGCGCGACGAAAAGGTATCAACAGCCTCATCTCTCTCGGAACTCCATCTATCAAAGTTCAGCTCAAGAAGGCAAACCGTGTCGGTGCACGATTCGTCATCGTCATCGGGATTATGGAAGCGAAAAAATGAATCTGTCAACTCAAAGACATGAATAAAGGAACTCAAGTAGAAATGCCACTCGATGCAGTTCTCGACGCGGTGATCGCAGAAATCGGACAAGAAGCACTTTCCTTCTATCATCCTTCTCGTGATTTTATCATCACTGACAATGCTGTCAGCATCGAAGAATCGAAAAAAATTACGCTTGATTAA
- a CDS encoding haloacid dehalogenase-like hydrolase — translation MILISDFSKTFTRADMPTTWSVFVKSGTLGQDYIDDRNQLFEQYSHFEQEGNIEKTEEWFLEHAKLFAKYKLSREQIDAIVQDDRYFASRAGVAEFLAEIQEQDIPLYIVSSGISEFIARWFQLRFDYTPDIIIANDLILENGVVTGVDEDSVICPLDKTIELEFEHGDQDIMLIGDNIEDTKVVQNPTKTFGFTDEDRGFDVNLEKEGSMMDIVL, via the coding sequence ATGATTCTCATTTCTGATTTTTCCAAGACATTCACGCGGGCTGATATGCCGACGACTTGGTCGGTTTTTGTGAAAAGTGGAACTCTTGGACAGGATTATATTGATGATAGGAATCAACTCTTTGAGCAGTATTCCCATTTCGAACAAGAGGGGAATATCGAAAAAACAGAAGAGTGGTTTCTCGAACACGCGAAACTTTTCGCAAAATATAAACTCTCACGAGAACAGATTGATGCAATAGTTCAGGATGATCGATATTTTGCATCGCGTGCCGGAGTTGCAGAATTTCTCGCAGAAATCCAGGAGCAGGATATTCCGCTCTATATTGTTTCTTCAGGAATTAGTGAATTCATTGCTCGATGGTTCCAACTTCGATTCGATTACACGCCAGATATTATCATTGCGAATGACCTCATTCTCGAGAATGGTGTAGTAACTGGTGTGGATGAAGATTCTGTTATCTGCCCGCTCGATAAAACAATTGAACTGGAATTCGAACACGGAGATCAGGATATTATGCTCATTGGCGACAATATCGAGGATACGAAAGTAGTGCAGAATCCGACGAAAACTTTCGGATTTACGGATGAAGACCGCGGATTCGATGTGAATCTTGAGAAAGAGGGGAGCATGATGGATATTGTTTTATAG